Proteins encoded together in one Polaribacter reichenbachii window:
- a CDS encoding thiamine diphosphokinase, translating into MKQKKVFLLLNGEPPKRLPKLSKYDIVCATDGAYQYLKEQKIKPDFISGDFDSLPNLPNDIEIIYTPDQNYTDFDKILKILADKGFLHIDIFGASGKEQDHFLGNLHTAIQWKKKLKLTFFDEYSYFFLADKITEITGCKNKIISLLPLPITKKITTKGLQYSLNNEDLQFGERIGTRNKAIKDEVKITFESGELFIFINHKKQEN; encoded by the coding sequence ATGAAACAAAAAAAAGTCTTTTTACTTTTAAATGGAGAGCCTCCAAAAAGGCTTCCAAAATTATCTAAATATGATATTGTTTGTGCCACTGATGGCGCTTATCAATATTTAAAAGAACAAAAAATTAAACCCGATTTTATTAGTGGCGATTTTGATTCTTTACCAAATTTACCAAATGATATTGAAATAATTTATACCCCAGATCAAAATTATACCGATTTCGATAAAATACTTAAAATACTTGCTGACAAAGGTTTTTTACACATTGACATTTTTGGTGCAAGTGGTAAAGAGCAAGATCATTTCTTAGGAAATTTGCACACAGCCATTCAATGGAAAAAGAAATTAAAGCTTACTTTTTTTGATGAATATAGTTACTTTTTTTTAGCAGATAAAATTACAGAAATTACAGGTTGTAAAAATAAAATTATCTCTTTACTACCTTTACCAATCACAAAAAAAATAACTACCAAAGGTTTACAATATTCATTAAATAACGAAGATTTACAATTTGGCGAAAGAATTGGAACTAGAAATAAAGCTATTAAAGACGAAGTAAAAATCACTTTTGAAAGCGGAGAATTATTCATTTTTATCAATCATAAAAAACAAGAAAATTGA
- a CDS encoding metal-dependent hydrolase family protein — MKKTILLFIAFIFMQNSIAQTTYILCGKLIDTKSGNISAKKTILVKENKIIDVKDGYIMPKSGNLIDLRDKVVMPGLIDFHVHIEQEFTARTRIESYILNEADVAFNSVGFAKTTLLNGFTTVRDLGGTGVNISVRNAINNGKIPGPRVFTAGKSLATTGGHADPTNGSSRRLIGNPGPKEGVVNSVEDAKKAVRQRYKNGADCIKITATGGVLSVAKSGDNPQFTVEEIKAICDTAKDYGMHVAAHAHGDEGMQRAIIGGVKTIEHGTYMSDETMELMKKHDAYLVPTITAGKEVEEKAKIEGFYPDIVVPKALAVGPQIQGTFAKAYKKGVGIAFGTDAGVFAHGNNGKEFGFMVEAGMPAIETIQSATITNAKLLNMQNEIGQIEKGFFADIIAVNDDPIKDISTMENVVFVMKNGVVYKK, encoded by the coding sequence ATGAAGAAAACAATTTTACTTTTTATAGCATTTATTTTTATGCAAAATAGTATAGCGCAAACTACCTATATTTTATGTGGTAAATTGATTGATACGAAGTCTGGAAACATCAGTGCTAAAAAAACAATTTTAGTAAAAGAAAATAAAATTATTGATGTTAAAGATGGCTATATAATGCCAAAATCTGGTAATTTAATTGATTTAAGAGATAAAGTGGTAATGCCAGGTTTAATTGATTTTCATGTTCATATAGAACAAGAATTTACGGCAAGAACAAGAATAGAAAGTTATATACTAAATGAAGCAGATGTTGCTTTTAATTCTGTCGGTTTTGCAAAAACAACTTTGTTAAACGGATTTACAACTGTTAGAGATTTAGGAGGTACAGGTGTAAATATTTCTGTTAGAAATGCCATAAATAATGGTAAAATTCCTGGCCCAAGAGTTTTTACGGCTGGTAAATCTTTGGCAACAACTGGTGGTCATGCAGATCCTACAAATGGGAGTAGTAGAAGGTTAATTGGTAATCCTGGACCAAAAGAGGGTGTTGTGAATTCTGTAGAAGATGCAAAAAAAGCAGTAAGACAACGTTATAAAAATGGGGCAGATTGTATAAAAATAACAGCTACAGGTGGTGTTTTAAGTGTTGCTAAATCTGGTGATAATCCGCAATTTACGGTAGAAGAAATTAAAGCAATTTGTGATACAGCTAAAGATTATGGTATGCATGTTGCAGCACACGCACATGGAGATGAAGGTATGCAAAGAGCCATAATTGGTGGTGTAAAAACTATAGAACATGGAACTTATATGAGTGATGAAACTATGGAATTAATGAAAAAGCATGACGCTTATTTAGTGCCAACAATTACTGCAGGTAAAGAAGTAGAAGAAAAAGCCAAAATAGAAGGTTTTTATCCAGATATCGTAGTTCCTAAAGCGTTAGCTGTTGGTCCTCAAATTCAAGGAACTTTTGCAAAAGCTTATAAAAAAGGAGTAGGAATTGCATTCGGAACTGATGCAGGTGTTTTTGCTCATGGAAATAATGGAAAAGAATTTGGGTTTATGGTAGAAGCAGGTATGCCAGCAATTGAAACTATTCAATCTGCAACTATAACTAATGCTAAGTTGTTAAATATGCAAAATGAAATTGGACAAATTGAAAAAGGTTTTTTTGCTGATATTATTGCTGTAAATGATGATCCTATTAAAGATATTTCAACTATGGAAAACGTTGTTTTTGTAATGAAAAATGGTGTTGTTTATAAGAAATAA
- a CDS encoding SDR family NAD(P)-dependent oxidoreductase: protein MKNVVITGTSRGIGFELAKLFANNNHNVLALSRNTKPLEIVNHKNIKVLSVDISDNSDLEKVSSFIKKYWKQVDILINNAGKLINKPFTELSSDDFLEVYKVNVFGVAEITKNLIPFLQKGSHVVTISSMGGIQGSMKFPGLAAYSSAKGAVITLSELLAEEYKEQQIAFNVLALGAVQTEMLAEAFPDYKAPLSAKEMAKYIFDFSLTGNQFYNGKVLQVSNSTP, encoded by the coding sequence ATGAAAAACGTAGTAATTACTGGTACAAGTAGAGGAATTGGTTTTGAATTGGCAAAATTATTTGCAAATAACAACCATAATGTTTTAGCACTTTCTAGAAATACAAAACCATTAGAAATAGTGAATCATAAAAATATTAAAGTGCTTTCTGTTGATATTTCTGATAATTCTGATTTAGAAAAAGTTTCTAGTTTCATTAAAAAATACTGGAAACAAGTTGATATTTTAATCAATAATGCCGGAAAATTAATCAATAAACCTTTTACAGAATTATCTTCGGATGATTTTTTAGAAGTGTATAAAGTGAACGTTTTTGGAGTTGCAGAAATCACCAAAAATTTGATTCCTTTTTTACAAAAAGGAAGCCATGTGGTTACTATAAGTTCTATGGGCGGAATTCAAGGAAGTATGAAATTTCCTGGTTTAGCAGCTTATTCATCAGCAAAAGGTGCTGTAATTACGTTATCAGAATTATTAGCAGAAGAATACAAAGAGCAACAAATTGCTTTTAATGTTTTGGCTTTAGGTGCTGTGCAAACTGAAATGTTAGCAGAAGCTTTTCCAGATTATAAAGCTCCACTTTCTGCCAAAGAAATGGCCAAATATATTTTTGATTTTTCTTTAACTGGCAATCAATTTTACAATGGTAAGGTTTTACAAGTTTCTAATTCAACACCATAA
- a CDS encoding SprT-like domain-containing protein encodes MSNSYQNYIPQKAIPFVQFLIDKHSFDLIIVNQRQTKHGDFRKLPNGKFQITVNNNLNKYQFLLTLVHEIAHHVTHQKFGRVQPHGKEWKTVFQHLMLPFITPDIYPITMLSHLANYLKNPKASTDSDVNLSLALRENKSEIGKHFIFEIPTGSLFSFKNTVYKRGNKRRTRFECLNMSNKKVYLFNQNVEIELLK; translated from the coding sequence TTGAGTAATAGCTATCAAAATTACATACCTCAAAAAGCAATTCCTTTTGTTCAATTTTTAATTGATAAACATTCTTTTGATTTAATTATCGTAAATCAACGTCAAACAAAACATGGCGATTTTAGAAAATTACCCAATGGTAAATTTCAAATTACGGTGAATAATAATCTAAATAAATATCAATTTTTATTAACGTTAGTACACGAAATTGCACATCATGTAACTCATCAAAAATTCGGAAGAGTTCAACCTCATGGAAAAGAGTGGAAAACAGTTTTTCAGCATTTAATGCTGCCTTTTATAACTCCAGATATTTACCCTATTACAATGCTATCGCATTTGGCAAACTATTTAAAAAACCCAAAAGCCAGCACAGATTCTGATGTAAATTTATCTTTAGCATTAAGAGAAAACAAATCAGAAATTGGCAAACATTTTATATTTGAAATTCCTACAGGTAGTTTATTCTCTTTTAAAAACACAGTTTATAAACGTGGTAATAAACGACGTACAAGATTTGAATGTTTAAATATGAGTAACAAAAAAGTATATTTATTCAATCAGAATGTAGAAATAGAATTGTTAAAATAA
- a CDS encoding DUF389 domain-containing protein: MEEDIKKSNIQPTETPEEKSESSKQNVQKDALGLFESIKKFLIELFDFRHDTDHEATIEAIKADIPFKGATAWILIFAVFVASIGLNADSTAVVIGAMLISPLMGPILGIGMSFALNDIITFKKSLINLGTMIGLSLFASFLFFYFFPLSEDNSELLGRVSPDIRDVLIAFFGGLALMVARTKKGTIASVIFGVAIATALMPPLCTAGYGLAKGNFAYFFGAMYLFTINTIFIALATFLVLKLLRFPMHKYANAAKRKRYATIATVVGVAVMIPAIFTFIKVFNESQIDLQVTNFINSEIKEIESFQLIGDPEVDIAKKEIKLSFFNEVTDGERNLLSNHLKNQEYHKIKDFQLKIKGSDTKSFELITTAYKEKREELQQSKNIIAGLQKQIAELQETISTLNNRIEQDALNKNQDVITFSTIAKDAKIRYSDIQSIGFANVLSSKDFIKVDTIPLATVKWNMSLPDSIISPKERELRSWLQSEMKLDTLYIKRE, encoded by the coding sequence ATGGAAGAAGATATTAAAAAAAGTAATATACAGCCAACTGAAACACCTGAAGAAAAATCAGAAAGCTCAAAACAAAATGTTCAAAAAGATGCTTTAGGTCTTTTTGAAAGTATTAAAAAGTTTTTAATAGAACTTTTTGACTTTAGGCATGATACAGATCATGAAGCAACTATTGAGGCTATCAAAGCAGATATACCTTTTAAAGGTGCAACTGCTTGGATTTTAATTTTTGCAGTATTTGTGGCTTCTATAGGTTTAAATGCAGACTCTACAGCAGTAGTAATTGGAGCCATGTTAATATCGCCATTAATGGGGCCAATTTTAGGAATTGGTATGTCCTTTGCATTAAATGATATCATTACCTTTAAAAAGTCTTTAATTAATTTAGGGACTATGATTGGGTTAAGTTTATTTGCCTCTTTCTTATTCTTTTATTTTTTTCCATTAAGTGAAGATAATTCAGAACTCTTAGGTAGAGTTAGTCCAGATATTCGAGATGTTTTAATTGCTTTTTTTGGAGGATTAGCTTTAATGGTGGCTAGAACAAAAAAAGGAACAATAGCTTCTGTAATTTTTGGTGTAGCCATTGCAACTGCTTTAATGCCTCCTTTATGTACGGCTGGTTATGGTTTGGCAAAAGGCAATTTTGCGTACTTTTTTGGTGCAATGTATTTATTTACCATTAACACCATATTTATTGCATTAGCTACGTTTTTAGTATTAAAATTATTACGTTTTCCAATGCATAAATATGCAAATGCTGCAAAAAGAAAACGTTATGCTACTATAGCAACCGTTGTTGGGGTTGCAGTAATGATACCTGCTATTTTTACTTTTATAAAGGTTTTTAACGAAAGTCAGATAGATTTACAAGTAACTAATTTTATCAATAGCGAAATAAAAGAGATTGAAAGTTTTCAACTAATTGGAGATCCTGAGGTTGATATTGCTAAGAAAGAAATAAAATTAAGTTTCTTTAACGAGGTAACTGATGGCGAACGAAACTTATTAAGCAATCACTTAAAAAATCAAGAGTACCATAAAATCAAAGATTTTCAATTAAAAATAAAAGGTAGCGATACTAAAAGCTTTGAATTGATTACAACTGCTTATAAAGAGAAAAGAGAAGAATTACAACAAAGTAAAAATATAATTGCTGGTTTACAAAAGCAAATTGCAGAATTGCAAGAAACTATTTCTACTTTAAATAATAGAATTGAACAAGATGCCTTAAATAAAAATCAAGATGTAATAACTTTTAGTACTATTGCCAAAGATGCAAAAATTAGATATTCAGATATTCAATCTATAGGTTTTGCAAACGTATTATCGTCAAAAGATTTTATTAAGGTAGATACGATACCTCTAGCAACTGTAAAGTGGAATATGAGTTTGCCAGACAGCATTATATCGCCTAAAGAAAGAGAGCTAAGAAGTTGGCTTCAATCAGAAATGAAACTAGATACTTTATACATTAAAAGAGAATAA
- a CDS encoding ABC transporter ATP-binding protein: MIEVKNLHKGFGDVKVLKGITTTFEAGKTSLIIGQSGSGKTVFLKSLIGLHEPEEGTISFDGRINTEFTIEAKRQWRQEIGMVFQGSALFDSQTVEENVMFPLKMFTKKPLDEMLDRVNFVLKRVNLEDSNKKFPGELSGGMQKRVAIARAIVMNPKYLFCDEPNSGLDPQTAIVIDNLIQEITDEYKITTVINTHDMNSVMEIGEKILFLRNGKKAWEGSSEEIFKTDNEAVVSFVYSSNLFKKVREAYLNEKS, from the coding sequence ATGATAGAAGTTAAAAATTTACATAAAGGTTTTGGTGATGTTAAAGTTTTAAAAGGTATTACAACTACTTTTGAAGCCGGTAAAACCAGTTTAATCATTGGGCAAAGTGGTTCTGGAAAAACGGTTTTTTTAAAATCATTAATCGGTTTACATGAACCAGAAGAAGGAACTATTTCTTTTGATGGTAGAATAAATACAGAATTTACTATAGAAGCCAAAAGGCAATGGAGGCAAGAAATAGGAATGGTTTTTCAAGGAAGTGCATTATTCGATTCGCAAACTGTTGAAGAAAATGTGATGTTTCCTCTAAAAATGTTTACTAAAAAACCTTTGGATGAAATGTTAGACCGAGTAAATTTTGTTTTAAAGAGAGTTAATTTAGAAGATTCTAATAAAAAATTTCCTGGTGAACTTTCTGGAGGTATGCAAAAACGAGTTGCCATTGCAAGAGCAATTGTAATGAATCCTAAATACTTGTTTTGTGATGAGCCAAACTCTGGTTTAGATCCACAAACCGCTATTGTTATCGATAATTTAATTCAAGAAATTACAGATGAATATAAAATTACAACTGTAATTAATACTCATGATATGAATTCTGTGATGGAAATTGGAGAAAAAATACTTTTTCTTAGAAATGGTAAAAAAGCTTGGGAAGGTAGCAGTGAAGAGATATTTAAAACTGATAATGAAGCAGTTGTAAGTTTTGTGTATTCTTCTAATTTATTTAAAAAAGTAAGAGAAGCATATTTAAATGAAAAAAGTTAA
- a CDS encoding MlaE family ABC transporter permease, whose amino-acid sequence MNYIEHIGKYFIMLKQVFKRPQKARIFYDSLMKEIEELGLKSLGIIMFISFFIGGVIALQTALNIDSAFIPKSLIGFATKRSIILEFAPTFCSIILAGKVGSYITSSIGTMRVTEQIDALDVMGINSLNHLVLPKVIATVCFYPFLILLGMMLGIFGGWIAGVLSDLFSGVDYIEGLQTEFKPFLIYYAIIKTLVFAFLIATVPSYHGYYVKGGSIAVGKASTQSVVWTTILIVIANYLLTQMLLT is encoded by the coding sequence GTGAATTATATAGAGCATATTGGTAAATATTTTATAATGCTAAAGCAGGTTTTTAAAAGACCCCAAAAAGCAAGGATATTTTACGACTCATTAATGAAAGAAATAGAAGAATTAGGTCTAAAATCTTTAGGTATAATTATGTTTATTTCATTTTTTATTGGTGGTGTAATTGCCTTACAAACCGCTTTAAATATAGATAGTGCTTTTATACCAAAATCATTAATTGGTTTTGCTACAAAAAGATCTATTATACTTGAGTTTGCACCTACTTTTTGTTCAATTATTTTAGCAGGTAAAGTAGGTTCTTATATTACATCTAGTATTGGTACTATGAGAGTTACAGAGCAAATAGATGCTTTAGATGTTATGGGGATAAACTCTTTAAATCACTTAGTATTACCAAAAGTTATTGCTACAGTTTGCTTTTATCCGTTTCTAATTTTATTAGGTATGATGTTAGGAATTTTTGGAGGATGGATTGCAGGAGTACTTTCTGATTTATTTAGTGGTGTAGATTATATAGAGGGTTTACAAACAGAATTTAAACCCTTTTTAATTTATTATGCCATTATAAAAACGTTAGTTTTTGCTTTTTTAATTGCAACTGTACCTTCTTATCACGGTTATTATGTTAAAGGAGGTTCTATTGCTGTAGGTAAAGCTAGTACACAATCTGTAGTCTGGACAACTATTTTAATAGTGATTGCAAATTATCTTTTAACTCAAATGCTGCTTACATAA
- the pafA gene encoding alkaline phosphatase PafA, with the protein MKKNIFLLSLSLLFFFGCKSNETTHTQPKPKLVVGIVVDQMRYDYLTRFYDRYSENGFKRLLNNGFSLENAHYNLIPTYTAVGHTSIYTGTTPSNHGIISNNWYDKFLKKSIYCVDDANYNTIGNDSNDGRKSPHRMYSTTVTDQLKLAQNMNGKTIGVAIKDRSSILPAGHTADAAYWYYGKDKGDFISSSFYIDELPKWVVDFNNTDKAESYVETPWETLYDIDTYTNSIVDDNIFERKFKGETTTAFPHDIPTIKEKNGNLDILKAIPNGNSFTTDFAKAAIVGENLGKSNYTDFLAISFSSTDYVGHQFGPASKEIEDTYLRLDKDLADLFSFLDQQVGKDKYTIFLTADHAVVNVPAYLQSLKIPAHYLDTKQFRDDILSITQKYFNSKELIENVSNYQIFFDKKKIESLGLDKNKVADKIVEEIVNFEGIYKAVTAKTLQTTHFSEGIMNSLQNGYNQKFSGDVLMIPFPGTLASGRTGTSHGSGYSYDTHVPIIFYGNGIKQGVSKKRYNITDIAPTIANLLKIEAPNSSSGKIVDEALK; encoded by the coding sequence ATGAAAAAAAATATATTCCTTTTATCGTTATCGTTGCTTTTTTTCTTTGGATGTAAATCTAACGAGACAACACACACACAACCTAAACCAAAATTAGTGGTTGGTATTGTGGTAGACCAAATGCGCTATGATTATTTAACTAGATTTTATGATAGGTATTCAGAAAATGGATTTAAAAGATTATTAAACAATGGGTTTTCTTTAGAAAATGCTCATTATAACTTAATACCTACCTATACAGCAGTTGGTCATACTTCGATCTATACAGGTACTACACCTTCTAATCACGGAATAATTAGTAATAATTGGTATGACAAGTTTTTAAAAAAATCTATTTATTGTGTAGATGATGCAAACTATAATACTATTGGTAATGATAGTAATGATGGTAGAAAATCGCCACATAGAATGTATAGTACTACTGTAACAGATCAACTAAAACTAGCACAGAATATGAATGGTAAAACAATTGGGGTTGCCATTAAAGACAGATCTTCTATTCTACCTGCTGGGCATACAGCAGATGCTGCTTATTGGTATTATGGTAAAGATAAGGGTGATTTTATTTCTTCTTCTTTTTATATTGACGAACTGCCAAAATGGGTAGTAGACTTTAACAATACAGATAAAGCCGAAAGTTATGTAGAAACTCCTTGGGAAACCCTTTATGATATTGATACTTATACAAATAGTATTGTTGATGATAATATTTTTGAAAGAAAATTTAAAGGAGAAACAACTACAGCTTTTCCTCATGATATACCAACAATAAAAGAAAAAAATGGAAATTTAGATATTTTAAAAGCAATACCTAATGGTAATTCTTTCACTACCGATTTTGCAAAAGCTGCAATTGTTGGAGAGAATTTAGGTAAAAGTAATTATACCGATTTTTTAGCAATTAGTTTTTCTTCTACAGATTATGTTGGGCATCAATTTGGACCGGCATCAAAAGAAATTGAAGATACTTATTTGCGTTTAGATAAAGATTTAGCAGATTTATTTTCGTTTTTAGATCAGCAAGTTGGTAAAGATAAATACACAATTTTTCTAACAGCAGATCACGCTGTGGTTAACGTACCTGCTTATTTGCAATCTCTAAAAATCCCTGCTCATTATTTAGATACCAAACAATTTAGAGATGATATTTTATCGATTACTCAAAAATATTTTAACTCAAAAGAGTTGATTGAAAACGTATCTAACTATCAAATATTTTTTGATAAAAAGAAAATTGAATCTCTAGGTTTAGATAAAAATAAAGTTGCTGATAAAATTGTTGAAGAAATTGTAAATTTTGAAGGTATTTATAAAGCTGTAACTGCAAAAACATTACAGACTACTCATTTTTCTGAAGGAATTATGAACTCTTTACAAAATGGTTATAATCAAAAGTTTTCTGGTGATGTTTTAATGATTCCTTTTCCAGGAACTTTAGCAAGTGGAAGAACAGGTACTTCTCACGGCTCTGGTTATTCTTACGACACACACGTACCTATTATATTTTATGGAAATGGAATAAAACAAGGTGTATCTAAAAAACGTTATAACATTACAGACATTGCACCAACTATAGCAAATCTGCTTAAAATTGAAGCTCCAAATTCATCATCAGGAAAAATTGTAGATGAGGCTCTAAAATAA
- a CDS encoding PrsW family intramembrane metalloprotease encodes MNLLLLAVAPVMIVVVFIYLKDKYEKEPIHFLIKNFLLGAIVSVFVTLLLGAVASAIFPVTDYTNIFQQFIKAFFVVALVEEFSKYIIVRFYAQKNKEFNEPFDGIVYAVMISMGFAALENILYVYQFGLATGILRAFTAVPAHATFGILMGYFMGKVKFSDNPIKLNLFGLMIATLFHGAYDFFLFINFIPGTIIGAILSLLIGIFLANKAIKKHQLSSHFK; translated from the coding sequence ATGAACTTATTGCTACTTGCAGTTGCACCGGTAATGATTGTGGTTGTTTTTATTTATCTAAAGGATAAATATGAAAAAGAACCCATTCACTTTTTGATAAAAAACTTTTTGTTGGGTGCAATTGTTAGTGTTTTTGTAACCTTACTTTTAGGAGCTGTAGCAAGTGCAATTTTTCCTGTAACAGATTATACAAATATTTTTCAGCAGTTTATAAAAGCATTTTTTGTAGTTGCTTTGGTAGAAGAGTTTTCTAAATATATTATCGTTAGGTTTTATGCACAGAAAAATAAAGAGTTTAACGAACCTTTTGATGGTATTGTTTATGCAGTTATGATTTCTATGGGTTTTGCAGCCTTAGAAAATATTTTGTATGTATATCAATTTGGTTTAGCTACAGGTATTTTAAGAGCTTTTACAGCTGTACCTGCTCACGCAACTTTTGGTATTTTAATGGGCTATTTTATGGGGAAAGTCAAATTCTCAGATAATCCTATAAAACTAAATTTATTTGGATTAATGATTGCTACCCTTTTTCACGGAGCTTATGATTTCTTTTTGTTTATCAACTTTATACCAGGTACAATTATTGGTGCAATTCTCTCCTTACTTATTGGTATATTTTTGGCAAATAAGGCCATAAAAAAACATCAATTAAGCTCTCATTTTAAGTAG
- the ctlX gene encoding citrulline utilization hydrolase CtlX, translated as MQQTTNTILMVRPVNFRMNEQTAVNNYYQEEIDLKSAEINKQAQKEFDDYVDTLRSFGVNVVVVSDNKDFDTPDSIFPNNWISFHADGTVAIYPMFAENRRLERREDVLEELEKQGFFIDNIVDYTSAEEDNLFLEGTGSMILDRENKKAYCALSPRADEELFIEFCEDFEYTPVVFIANQTVNNTREAIYHTNVMMCVAETFAVVCLSSIDDKKERKNLLKHLKEDKKQVIDITEEQVTHFAGNMLQVRGKEDERFLVMSQAANNCLTDSQRAKINNHCKIISSSLHTIETCGGGSARCMMAEVFLPKEKK; from the coding sequence ATGCAACAAACTACAAATACTATCTTAATGGTTCGTCCTGTAAATTTTAGGATGAATGAACAAACTGCTGTAAATAATTATTATCAAGAAGAAATTGATTTAAAAAGTGCTGAAATTAATAAACAAGCGCAAAAGGAGTTTGATGATTATGTAGATACTTTAAGAAGTTTTGGTGTAAATGTAGTTGTGGTTTCTGATAACAAAGATTTTGATACTCCAGATTCTATTTTTCCTAATAATTGGATTTCTTTTCACGCAGATGGTACAGTTGCTATTTACCCAATGTTTGCAGAAAATAGACGTTTAGAAAGAAGGGAAGATGTTTTAGAAGAATTAGAAAAACAAGGTTTTTTTATTGATAATATTGTTGATTATACCAGTGCAGAAGAAGATAATTTATTTTTAGAAGGCACAGGAAGTATGATTTTAGACAGAGAAAATAAAAAAGCATATTGTGCTTTATCACCAAGAGCAGACGAAGAATTATTTATAGAATTCTGTGAAGATTTTGAATATACACCTGTTGTTTTTATAGCAAATCAAACTGTTAATAATACAAGAGAAGCAATTTATCATACCAATGTAATGATGTGTGTTGCAGAAACTTTTGCTGTGGTTTGTTTGTCTTCTATAGATGATAAAAAAGAACGTAAAAATCTTCTTAAACATTTAAAAGAAGATAAAAAGCAAGTTATTGATATTACAGAAGAACAAGTAACTCATTTTGCCGGAAATATGTTACAAGTAAGAGGTAAAGAAGACGAACGCTTTTTGGTAATGAGCCAAGCTGCAAACAATTGTTTAACAGATAGCCAAAGAGCAAAAATAAATAACCATTGTAAAATTATTTCGAGCTCATTGCATACCATAGAAACCTGTGGTGGTGGAAGTGCACGTTGTATGATGGCCGAAGTTTTTTTACCTAAAGAGAAAAAATAA
- a CDS encoding nuclear transport factor 2 family protein codes for MKIQKIIYLFCLISFNSLSAQESCLSDKNLKQIDLAWEKAQMNSNVDFFKTNLSKDFVWVHNNAKTIDDKKAVINRAKRYVKNKVKYSYARTTENVTTIIFDKTGVVNGFTVVQKTVDAKPVIYHFMRTYAENNGKCVLIANHTMAVDKSKW; via the coding sequence ATGAAAATTCAAAAAATTATATACTTATTTTGTTTGATTTCATTCAACTCATTATCGGCGCAAGAAAGTTGTTTAAGCGATAAAAATTTAAAACAAATTGATTTAGCTTGGGAAAAAGCGCAAATGAACTCTAATGTTGATTTTTTTAAAACCAACTTATCTAAAGATTTTGTTTGGGTGCATAATAATGCCAAAACTATTGATGATAAAAAGGCTGTTATAAATAGAGCTAAAAGATATGTAAAGAATAAAGTTAAATACTCTTATGCTAGAACAACTGAAAATGTTACCACAATAATTTTTGATAAAACTGGTGTTGTAAACGGGTTTACAGTTGTTCAAAAAACTGTAGATGCCAAACCTGTAATCTATCATTTTATGAGAACCTATGCCGAAAATAATGGGAAATGTGTTCTTATTGCCAACCACACTATGGCTGTTGATAAATCTAAATGGTAA